A stretch of the Pseudopipra pipra isolate bDixPip1 chromosome 11, bDixPip1.hap1, whole genome shotgun sequence genome encodes the following:
- the CRELD1 gene encoding protein disulfide isomerase CRELD1 isoform X2, translated as MAPLPGRRGGPGLGEALLGAALLGGVLLAARADPDPHRDGAEPCRACRGLADSFSRGLERTEHEGFGGGNTAWEEEKLSKYQHSETRLLEVLEGVCAPSDFTCHQLLERSEEHVEQWWFHEQQQHPDFFQWLCVDRLMLCCPPGTYGPDCRPCAGGPRQPCSGNGRCDGDGTRRGTGLCVCSPGYGGPFCAECGDGYYEASRNKSHLMCAECYQACGRCTGPEDSSCLRCKRGWVLHEHRCIDIDECGTEMAHCRANQYCVNTEGSYECRGQEEVEDFCADCSTACIGCMGAGPARCKKCNKGYWRDGAKCLDVDECASAEEPVCTGAQEVCENTEGSYRCVCAQGHVRRDGQCVEDKPPDAPEKGFFDDVTDDEVVVLQQMFFGVMICALATLAAKGDMVFTAIFIGAVAAMAGYWLSDRSDRVLDGFMKGR; from the exons ATGGCGCCGCTGCCGGGCCGGCGCGGGGGGCCCGGGCTCGGGGAGGCCCTGCTGGGGGCCGCCCTGCTCGGGGGGGTCCTGCTGGCCGCCCGCGCCGACCCCGACCCCCACCGGGACGGGGCCGAGCCGTGCCGAGCCTGCCGCGGCCTCGCTGACAGCTTCAGCAGG GGCCTGGAGCGGACAGAGCATGAGGGCTTTGGCGGGGGCAACACAgcctgggaggaggagaagctgtCCAAGTACCAGCACAG TGAGACCCgtctcctggaggtgctggagggcGTCTGTGCTCCCTCGGACTTCACCTgccaccagctgctggagcGGAGCGAGGAGCATGTGGAGCAGTGGTGGTTCCATGA gcagcagcagcaccctgaCTTCTTCCAGTGGCTGTGTGTGGACAGGCTGATGCTCTGTTGCCCACCCGGCACCTACGGCCCGGACTGTCGGC CCTGTGCTGGCGGGCCCCGGCAGCCCTGCAGTGGCAATGGGCGATGCGATGGCGACGGCACACGCCGCGGCACCGGCCTCTGTGTCTGCAGCCCGGGCTATGGCGGCCCCTTCTGCGCCGAGTGTGGCGATGGCTACTACGAGGCCTCAAGGAACAAGAGCCACCTGATGTGTGCTG AGTGCTACCAGGCATGCGGGCGCTGCACGGGGCCTGAGGACTCCAGCTGCCTTCGCTGCAAGAGGGGCTGGGTACTGCACGAGCACCGCTGCATCG ACATCGACGAGTGTGGCACAGAGATGGCACATTGCCGAGCCAACCAGTACTGCGTCAACACGGAGGGCTCCTACGAGTGCCGAGGtcaggaggaggtggaggattTCTGTGCAG ACTGCTCCACGGCTTGCATCGGCTGCATGGGTGCCGGACCGGCTCGCTGCAAGAAATGCAACAAGGGCTACTGGCGGGATGGAGCCAAGTGCCTGG atGTGGATGAGTGTGCCAGCGCCGAGGAGCCGGTGTGCACCGGAGCACAGGAGGTGTGTGAGAACACGGAGGGCAGCTACCGCTGCGTCTGCGCCCAAGGCCACGTCCGCCGGGATGGGCAGTGTGTCGAGGACAAGCCCCCTG ATGCCCCGGAAAAAGGCTTCTTTGACGACGTGACCGACGACGAGGtggtggtgctgcagcagaTGTTCTTTGGTGTGATGATCTGTGCACTCGCCACACTGGCTGCCAAGGGCGACATGGTCTTCACCGCCATCTTCATCGGTGCCGTGGCTGCCATGGCCGGCTACTGGCTCTCTGACCGCAGCGACCGTGTCCTCGATGGCTTCATGAAGGGCAGAtag
- the CRELD1 gene encoding protein disulfide isomerase CRELD1 isoform X3, translating to MAPLPGRRGGPGLGEALLGAALLGGVLLAARADPDPHRDGAEPCRACRGLADSFSRGLERTEHEGFGGGNTAWEEEKLSKYQHSETRLLEVLEGVCAPSDFTCHQLLERSEEHVEQWWFHEQQQHPDFFQWLCVDRLMLCCPPGTYGPDCRPCAGGPRQPCSGNGRCDGDGTRRGTGLCVCSPGYGGPFCAECGDGYYEASRNKSHLMCAECYQACGRCTGPEDSSCLRCKRGWVLHEHRCIDIDECGTEMAHCRANQYCVNTEGSYECRDCSTACIGCMGAGPARCKKCNKGYWRDGAKCLDVDECASAEEPVCTGAQEVCENTEGSYRCVCAQGHVRRDGQCVEDKPPDAPEKGFFDDVTDDEVVVLQQMFFGVMICALATLAAKGDMVFTAIFIGAVAAMAGYWLSDRSDRVLDGFMKGR from the exons ATGGCGCCGCTGCCGGGCCGGCGCGGGGGGCCCGGGCTCGGGGAGGCCCTGCTGGGGGCCGCCCTGCTCGGGGGGGTCCTGCTGGCCGCCCGCGCCGACCCCGACCCCCACCGGGACGGGGCCGAGCCGTGCCGAGCCTGCCGCGGCCTCGCTGACAGCTTCAGCAGG GGCCTGGAGCGGACAGAGCATGAGGGCTTTGGCGGGGGCAACACAgcctgggaggaggagaagctgtCCAAGTACCAGCACAG TGAGACCCgtctcctggaggtgctggagggcGTCTGTGCTCCCTCGGACTTCACCTgccaccagctgctggagcGGAGCGAGGAGCATGTGGAGCAGTGGTGGTTCCATGA gcagcagcagcaccctgaCTTCTTCCAGTGGCTGTGTGTGGACAGGCTGATGCTCTGTTGCCCACCCGGCACCTACGGCCCGGACTGTCGGC CCTGTGCTGGCGGGCCCCGGCAGCCCTGCAGTGGCAATGGGCGATGCGATGGCGACGGCACACGCCGCGGCACCGGCCTCTGTGTCTGCAGCCCGGGCTATGGCGGCCCCTTCTGCGCCGAGTGTGGCGATGGCTACTACGAGGCCTCAAGGAACAAGAGCCACCTGATGTGTGCTG AGTGCTACCAGGCATGCGGGCGCTGCACGGGGCCTGAGGACTCCAGCTGCCTTCGCTGCAAGAGGGGCTGGGTACTGCACGAGCACCGCTGCATCG ACATCGACGAGTGTGGCACAGAGATGGCACATTGCCGAGCCAACCAGTACTGCGTCAACACGGAGGGCTCCTACGAGTGCCGAG ACTGCTCCACGGCTTGCATCGGCTGCATGGGTGCCGGACCGGCTCGCTGCAAGAAATGCAACAAGGGCTACTGGCGGGATGGAGCCAAGTGCCTGG atGTGGATGAGTGTGCCAGCGCCGAGGAGCCGGTGTGCACCGGAGCACAGGAGGTGTGTGAGAACACGGAGGGCAGCTACCGCTGCGTCTGCGCCCAAGGCCACGTCCGCCGGGATGGGCAGTGTGTCGAGGACAAGCCCCCTG ATGCCCCGGAAAAAGGCTTCTTTGACGACGTGACCGACGACGAGGtggtggtgctgcagcagaTGTTCTTTGGTGTGATGATCTGTGCACTCGCCACACTGGCTGCCAAGGGCGACATGGTCTTCACCGCCATCTTCATCGGTGCCGTGGCTGCCATGGCCGGCTACTGGCTCTCTGACCGCAGCGACCGTGTCCTCGATGGCTTCATGAAGGGCAGAtag
- the CRELD1 gene encoding protein disulfide isomerase CRELD1 isoform X1, with amino-acid sequence MAPLPGRRGGPGLGEALLGAALLGGVLLAARADPDPHRDGAEPCRACRGLADSFSRGLERTEHEGFGGGNTAWEEEKLSKYQHSETRLLEVLEGVCAPSDFTCHQLLERSEEHVEQWWFHEQQQHPDFFQWLCVDRLMLCCPPGTYGPDCRPVSRLVSPRVACAGGPRQPCSGNGRCDGDGTRRGTGLCVCSPGYGGPFCAECGDGYYEASRNKSHLMCAECYQACGRCTGPEDSSCLRCKRGWVLHEHRCIDIDECGTEMAHCRANQYCVNTEGSYECRDCSTACIGCMGAGPARCKKCNKGYWRDGAKCLDVDECASAEEPVCTGAQEVCENTEGSYRCVCAQGHVRRDGQCVEDKPPDAPEKGFFDDVTDDEVVVLQQMFFGVMICALATLAAKGDMVFTAIFIGAVAAMAGYWLSDRSDRVLDGFMKGR; translated from the exons ATGGCGCCGCTGCCGGGCCGGCGCGGGGGGCCCGGGCTCGGGGAGGCCCTGCTGGGGGCCGCCCTGCTCGGGGGGGTCCTGCTGGCCGCCCGCGCCGACCCCGACCCCCACCGGGACGGGGCCGAGCCGTGCCGAGCCTGCCGCGGCCTCGCTGACAGCTTCAGCAGG GGCCTGGAGCGGACAGAGCATGAGGGCTTTGGCGGGGGCAACACAgcctgggaggaggagaagctgtCCAAGTACCAGCACAG TGAGACCCgtctcctggaggtgctggagggcGTCTGTGCTCCCTCGGACTTCACCTgccaccagctgctggagcGGAGCGAGGAGCATGTGGAGCAGTGGTGGTTCCATGA gcagcagcagcaccctgaCTTCTTCCAGTGGCTGTGTGTGGACAGGCTGATGCTCTGTTGCCCACCCGGCACCTACGGCCCGGACTGTCGGC CTGTCAGCCGGCTGGTCTCTCCCCGTGTAGCCTGTGCTGGCGGGCCCCGGCAGCCCTGCAGTGGCAATGGGCGATGCGATGGCGACGGCACACGCCGCGGCACCGGCCTCTGTGTCTGCAGCCCGGGCTATGGCGGCCCCTTCTGCGCCGAGTGTGGCGATGGCTACTACGAGGCCTCAAGGAACAAGAGCCACCTGATGTGTGCTG AGTGCTACCAGGCATGCGGGCGCTGCACGGGGCCTGAGGACTCCAGCTGCCTTCGCTGCAAGAGGGGCTGGGTACTGCACGAGCACCGCTGCATCG ACATCGACGAGTGTGGCACAGAGATGGCACATTGCCGAGCCAACCAGTACTGCGTCAACACGGAGGGCTCCTACGAGTGCCGAG ACTGCTCCACGGCTTGCATCGGCTGCATGGGTGCCGGACCGGCTCGCTGCAAGAAATGCAACAAGGGCTACTGGCGGGATGGAGCCAAGTGCCTGG atGTGGATGAGTGTGCCAGCGCCGAGGAGCCGGTGTGCACCGGAGCACAGGAGGTGTGTGAGAACACGGAGGGCAGCTACCGCTGCGTCTGCGCCCAAGGCCACGTCCGCCGGGATGGGCAGTGTGTCGAGGACAAGCCCCCTG ATGCCCCGGAAAAAGGCTTCTTTGACGACGTGACCGACGACGAGGtggtggtgctgcagcagaTGTTCTTTGGTGTGATGATCTGTGCACTCGCCACACTGGCTGCCAAGGGCGACATGGTCTTCACCGCCATCTTCATCGGTGCCGTGGCTGCCATGGCCGGCTACTGGCTCTCTGACCGCAGCGACCGTGTCCTCGATGGCTTCATGAAGGGCAGAtag
- the IL17RC gene encoding LOW QUALITY PROTEIN: interleukin-17 receptor C (The sequence of the model RefSeq protein was modified relative to this genomic sequence to represent the inferred CDS: deleted 3 bases in 2 codons), translated as MGPTSSLWGPKPSRGCRGTDPSVVGAGTGGPTPGRLLTPRRDPGVRDQSRKQEPSAAAGPVEREWGCLGRQCGAGAPHGPGPAMPTLGQLLLVLVVTAAGGRGGPRDSLACSQGLACRLLDTDVLCGTEPPGPGHGLSLARLWLEPALHCSEPMACVPCLEARVRLALAPATRTTTATETHHSVLLGIPGAEDGSGGGQWSPVAGVTLSQPNVTGLLLLSGHTFASSRCVAVEVWAPLAPTQRNRTLGWVIFRCFEAPLGSELHVTAYTNSRGQRSLSRQKRVPDCSWPPAQAAVPQCQVPRLRISPRQKEVVVEVQGAVAGHSYTLRLYHNRSHSTGGPGHAVTVSRPMNYSLPADEVLPCLCLQVWLETQDPLRATLCPFSHDAKAWEQLWIQSHLVLHTEGQVLTCSLSAPCDLPAKLVPCWQPVPSGPCQPLPGLQQPTIGQGPQEFGRLRPHPNLCVQVWSGGQVRLIQCLRDRALPGHPDDLLLLERGGNASLCAVEQDACTPLASFTSTGRGRPGLLEQDLQRDVAAGQCWQIWHPENSTEVVLWACPMHKYLRARWALVWMGVLLAAACLLLLLVLKKEDVKGWLKSLRAGYGSEGPLQGRRALLVHAAEPAAERAACALMAALRPLGLLVVAAPGGGSGVAAWGPLPWLHAQHRRALRDGDTIIFLLSPAAVAAAQQWDTGARVVLEAGAAESSLIPQHSPGPADVPAVAPCEVFAAALSCAMPALAAGTGRYMVVQLEALVPAVPPALQAAPAFALPSEMGGFLRALVGPAWRQGRWPEPYVAAASEGLRRAVGE; from the exons ATGGGGCCAACCTCATCCCTGTGGGGCCCCAAACCCTCCCGGGGGTGCCGGGGCACGGATCCCTCCGTGGTCGGTGCGGGAACAGGAGGCCCCACCCCAGGGCGGTTGCTGACGCCACGCAGGGACCCGGGTGTCCGGGATCAGAGCAGGAAGCAGGAGCCGtcggccgcggcggggccggtggAGCGGGAGTGGGGCTGTTTGGGA AGACAGTGTGGGGCCGGGGCGCCCcacggccccggccccgccatgCCCAcgctggggcagctcctgctcgTGCTGGTGGTGACGGCGGCGGGTGGGCGTGGGGGCCCCCGCGACAGCCTGGCCTGCTCCCAG GGCCTCGCCTGCCGCCTCTTGG aCACCGACGTGCTGTGTGGGACGGAGCCCCCGGGGCCTGGCCATGGGCTGTCCCTGGCTCGTCTGTGGCTGGAGCCGGCACTGCACTGCAGTGAGCCCATGGCCTGTGTGCCCTGTCTGGAGGCGCGTGTGCGCCTGGCCTTGGCACCTGCCACCAGAACCACCACTGCCACCGAAACCCACCACTCCGTGCTGCTAGGGATCCCTGGGGCAGAGGATGGCAGTGGCGGGGGACAGTGGTCACCAGTGGCTGGGGTCACCTTGTCCCAGCCCAATGtcactgggctgctgctgctctcagggcACACATTCGCCTCCTCCCGCTGTGTGGCCGTGGAGGTCTGGGCACCTCTGGCCCCCACACAGCGCAACCGAACCCTG ggctgggtgaTCTTCCGGTGCTTCGAGGCACCGCTGGGCTCCGAGCTCCACGTCACGGCGTACACAAACTCACGCGGACAGCGGAGTCTGAGCCGGCAGAAGCGGGTGCCAG acTGCTCATGGCCCCCGGcacaggctgctgtcccccagtGCCAAG tgcccaggctgcggaTCTCCCCAAGGCAGAAGGAGGTGGTTGTGGAGGTGCAAGGGGCTGTGGCGGGGCACAGCTACACTCTCCGGCTCTACCACAACCGGAGCCACAGCACTGGTGGGCCAGGGCATGCAGTGACCGTG AGCAGACCCATGAACTATAGCCTGCCTGCCGATGAGGTGCTGCcctgcctctgcctgcag GTCTGGCTGGAGACCCAGGACCCACTGAGGGCCACCCTGTGCCCCTTCTCCCATG ATGCCAAGGCCTGGGAGCAACTGTGGATACAGAGCCACCTGGTCCTGCACACTGAGGGGCAGGTGCTGACCTGCTCCCTCTCAGCCCCCTGCGACCTCCCAGCCAAGCTGGTGCCCTGCTGGCAGCCAGTGCCCTCCGGGCCCTGCCAACCCCTCCCTGGCCTGCAGCAGCCCACCATAGGGCAG GGACCCCAGGAGTTTGGAAGGCTGCGGCCACACCCCAACCTCTGTGTGCAG GTGTGGAGTGGTGGGCAGGTCCGGTTGATCCAGTGCCTGCGAGACC GAGCGCTGCCTGGCCACCCCGATgacctcctgctgctggagcgTGGGGGGAATGCCTCGCTGTGCGCTGTGGAGCAGGATGCCTGCACGCCCCTCGCCAGCTTCACCAGCACG GGAAGGGGGCGCCCcgggctgctggagcaggatctGCAGCGGGAtgtggcagcagggcagtgctggcag ATCTGGCACCCTGAAAACAGCACCGAGGTCGTGCTCTGGGCCTGTCCCATGCACAAGT ACCTGCGTGCCCGCTGGGCACTGGTGTGGATGGGGGTGCTGCTGGCGGCTGCCTGTCTCCTACTCCTGCTCGTGCTGAAGAAGGAGGATGTGAAAG GATGGCTGAAGTCACTGAGGGCTGGCTATGGCTCTGAGG GTCCCCTGCAAGGCCGGCGGGCACTGCTGGTACACGCGGCGGAGCcggcggcggagcgggcggCATGTGCCTTGATGGCAGCTCTGCgcccactggggctgctggtggtggCAGCACCAGGGGGTGGCAGC GGGGTAGCGGCGTGGGGACCACTGCCCTGGCTGCACGCCCAGCACCGCAGGGCACTGCGTGACGGTGAcaccatcatcttcctcctctctcctgccGCAGTGGCTGCTGCACAACAGTGGGACACGGGAGCCAGGGTTGTGCTGGAGGCCGGGGCTGCTGAAAGCAGCCTcatcccccagcacagccctggccctgctgatGTCCCAGCCGTGGCACCCTGTGAGGTGTTTGCGGCAGCTCTGTCCTGTGCCATGCCAGCACTGGCGGCGGGCACTGGGCGCTACATGGTGGTCCAGCTGGAGGCCTTGGTGCCGGCAgtgcccccagcactgcaggcagcccctgccttTGCGCTGCCCTCTGAGATGGGGGGGTTCCTGCGGGCACTGGTGGGACCAGCCTGGCGGCAGGGACGGTGGCCAGAGCCATATGTGGCAGCGGCGTCTGAGGGGCTGCGGCGGGCGGTGGGGGAATAA
- the IL17RE gene encoding interleukin-17 receptor E isoform X2, which translates to MKIKHRPRSHACLRRRKRRPAAGGAAGPHVPVQECGGAGPGRGGERRRSAMGRPVLLAAAAALLLLPPGTGAAVTRLRVSANFECRATADRTLSRPRCRRPSRPVPPLEPPALSLSRARLCLPAQPCQPCLRVRLALPAAELGGVRGLLLTFLELGSNRAGWLQVWQRRRVLDSSTWQVQFDCFPAESGQQVLVSLRTIPDRGLSLNRSRLVTAEPREPVFTHAWVPEARAIEVWVPKGPALMVRLCHQLALECEELPQPFHQQVRVPGGHRVSLPYEFLVPCLCIEASYLHHDSLRSKRCPFRDQPDAYGPELWSSVRFHDYSASSKDQMAMALTASCPLHPQATLCWREAADEAAPCHSIPNSTASEEEQVYTLDKVDVHPQLCFRFSYGNSSHVECPHQPETTWNVSVSVWGLQLRLHLSSRIPAAFSAALCQRRGGQCEPEAPLYTVTQPEGSAPGELALLLPVQVLGSCVLVWRSDVHFARKQLLCPDVSRRHFGLLGLVLALGLVVTVLLLNCCSAWRPDNGVPGGRPVLLLYSPDSEEHLGLVCALAERLRAGLGCDVRLDLWEAGGLGQAGTLPWLYAQRGRVGRQRGTVLLLWSRGSARLFRRWQVGVASGMPGDAHDIFGAAMACLHGELGAAGCGGGWVLAYFSRLCSPHDVPRPLRPLPTYRLPRQLPGLLGALRGSPPAPRCCRRGRAGGLLHRLIEAGAEEGSRPPRPPGAAAGT; encoded by the exons ATGAAAATAAAGCACCGTCCGCGCTCCCACGCCTGTCTGCGCCGCAGGAAGCGCCGCCCGGCagcggggggggcggcggggccgcacGTGCCGGTGCAGGAAtgcggcggggccggcccggggcggggcggggagcggcggcgctCGGCCATGGGGCGTCCGGTGCtgctcgccgccgccgccgcgctgctgctgctgccgcccgGCACAGGGGCCGCCGTCACCCGCCTCAGGGTCTCCGCCAACTTC GAGTGCCGGGCCACCG CCGACAGGACGCTGAGCCgtccccgctgccgccgcccgtcccgccccgtGCCGCCGCTGGAGCCGCCTGCCCTGTCGCTGAGCCGTGCCCGGCTGTGCCTGCctgcgcagccctgccagccctgcctgcgGGTGCGGCTGGCCCTCCCCGCCGCAG AGCTCGGCGGTGTCCGTGGGCTGCTGCTCAccttcctggagctgggctcCAACCGGGCCGGCTGGCTGCAGGTCTGGCAGCGGCGCCGGGTGCTGGACAGCTCGACG TGGCAGGTGCAGTTCGACTGCTTCCCAGCTGAGAGTGGGCAGCAGGTCCTTGTCTCCCTCCGCACCATCCCGGACCGGGGCTTGTCCCTCAACCGCAGCCGCCTGGTCACTGCTGAGCCACGTG AGCCCGTCTTCACCCATGCGTGGGTCCCTGAGGCACGGGCCATTGAGGTGTGGGTGCCCAAGGGTCCTGCCCTCATGGTGCGGCTGTGCCATCAGCTGGCCCTGGAGTGtgaggagctgccccagcccttcCACCAGCAG GTGCGGGTGCCAGGCGGCCACCGCGTCTCGCTGCCATATGAGTTCCTGGTGCCCTGCCTGTGCATTGAG GCCTCCTACCTTCACCACGACAGCCTGCGGAGCAAGCGCTGCCCCTTCCGTGATCAGCCGGATGCCT ATGGCCCTGAGCTGTGGTCCTCGGTGCGCTTCCACGACTACAGTGCCAGCAGCAAGGACCAGATGGCAATGGCGCTGACTGCCAGCTGCCCCCTGCACCCACAGGCCACGCTGTGCTGGAGGGAGGCAGCGGATGAAGCTGCACCGTGCCACAGCATCCCCAACTCCACAGCCAGCGAGGAGGAGCAG GTTTACACACTGGACAAGGTGGACGtgcacccccagctctgcttccgA TTCTCCTATGGGAACAGCAGCCATGTGGAGTGTCCCCACCAGCCAG AGACCACTTGGAACGTCTCAGTGAGTGTCTGGGGGCTGCAGCTGCGCCTGCACCTCAGCTCCCGCATCCCCGCGGCCTTCAgtgcagccctgtgccagcGCCGGGGTGGGCAGTGTGAGCCTGAGGCCCCTCTCTACACTGTCACACAG CCAGAGGGCTCTGCCCCAGgggagctggcactgctgctgccagtgcaggTCCTAGGCAGCTGTGTGCTG GTGTGGCGCTCGGATGTGCACTTTGCTCGGaagcagctgctctgtcctGATG TCTCCCGCAGGCACTttgggctgctggggctggtgctggcactggggctggTCGTGACCGTGCTGCTCCTCAACTGCTGCAGTGCCTGGAGGCCGGACAATG GTGTCCCAGGCGGgcgccctgtgctgctgctgtacTCGCCGGACTcggaggagcacctggggctGGTGTGCGCCCTGGCTGAGCGGCTGCGCGCGGGGCTGGGCTGCGACGTGCGCCTGGACCTGTGGGAAGCAGGTGGCTTGGGGCAGGCAGGCACCCTGCCCTGGCTCTATGCCCAGCGGGGCCGTGTGGGCCGCCAGCGTGGCACCGTCCTACTCCTCTGGAGCCGGGGCAGTGCCCGGCTCTTTCGTCGGTGGCAGGTCGGGGTGGCCAGTGGGATGCCTGGGGATGCCCACGACATCTTTGGGGCAGCCATGGCCTGCCTGCACGGGGAGCTGGGTGCGGCAGGCTGCGGCGGCGGGTGGGTCCTGGCCTACTTCAGCCGGCTCTGCAGCCCCCACGACGTGCCCCGGCCCCTCCGGCCACTGCCCACCTACCGCCTGCCCCGGCAGCTGCCTGGTCTGCTGGGTGCCCTGCGGggcagccccccggccccccgctgctgccgccggggcagggctggggggctcctGCATCGACTGATAGAGGCGGGGGCTGAGGAGGGCAGCCGGCCACCCCGGCcccctggggcagctgctggcacGTGA
- the IL17RE gene encoding interleukin-17 receptor E isoform X1 produces the protein MGLPASKESRSPGLPGSRGSPLPKTSDPRGSPFLKTPGPRSSPAAGAPHFRGLRMPGAPHLRGLQITWAPPFRVLLPRTPLPPALLFRGLPIPGAPGACGTPGSRQLPLCSPSAADRTLSRPRCRRPSRPVPPLEPPALSLSRARLCLPAQPCQPCLRVRLALPAAELGGVRGLLLTFLELGSNRAGWLQVWQRRRVLDSSTWQVQFDCFPAESGQQVLVSLRTIPDRGLSLNRSRLVTAEPREPVFTHAWVPEARAIEVWVPKGPALMVRLCHQLALECEELPQPFHQQVRVPGGHRVSLPYEFLVPCLCIEASYLHHDSLRSKRCPFRDQPDAYGPELWSSVRFHDYSASSKDQMAMALTASCPLHPQATLCWREAADEAAPCHSIPNSTASEEEQVYTLDKVDVHPQLCFRFSYGNSSHVECPHQPETTWNVSVSVWGLQLRLHLSSRIPAAFSAALCQRRGGQCEPEAPLYTVTQPEGSAPGELALLLPVQVLGSCVLVWRSDVHFARKQLLCPDVSRRHFGLLGLVLALGLVVTVLLLNCCSAWRPDNGVPGGRPVLLLYSPDSEEHLGLVCALAERLRAGLGCDVRLDLWEAGGLGQAGTLPWLYAQRGRVGRQRGTVLLLWSRGSARLFRRWQVGVASGMPGDAHDIFGAAMACLHGELGAAGCGGGWVLAYFSRLCSPHDVPRPLRPLPTYRLPRQLPGLLGALRGSPPAPRCCRRGRAGGLLHRLIEAGAEEGSRPPRPPGAAAGT, from the exons ATGGGGCTTCCCGCTTCCAAGGAGTCTCGATCCCCGGGGCTTCCAGGCTCCCGGGGTTCCCCGCTTCCAAAGACTTCGGATCCCCGGGGCTCCCCGTTTCTGAAGACTCCCGGTCCCCGGAGTTCCCCGGCCGCCGGGGCTCCCCACTTCCGAGGACTCCGGATGCCTGGGGCTCCTCATTTGCGAGGACTCCAGATCACCTGGGCTCCTCCCTTCCGCGTACTCCTCCCCAGGACGCCCCTTCCCCCGGCTCTCCTCTTCCGAGGGCTCCCAATCCCCGGGGCTCCCGGTGCCTGCGGGACCCCCGGCTCACGGCaactccctctctgctctccctctgCAGCCGACAGGACGCTGAGCCgtccccgctgccgccgcccgtcccgccccgtGCCGCCGCTGGAGCCGCCTGCCCTGTCGCTGAGCCGTGCCCGGCTGTGCCTGCctgcgcagccctgccagccctgcctgcgGGTGCGGCTGGCCCTCCCCGCCGCAG AGCTCGGCGGTGTCCGTGGGCTGCTGCTCAccttcctggagctgggctcCAACCGGGCCGGCTGGCTGCAGGTCTGGCAGCGGCGCCGGGTGCTGGACAGCTCGACG TGGCAGGTGCAGTTCGACTGCTTCCCAGCTGAGAGTGGGCAGCAGGTCCTTGTCTCCCTCCGCACCATCCCGGACCGGGGCTTGTCCCTCAACCGCAGCCGCCTGGTCACTGCTGAGCCACGTG AGCCCGTCTTCACCCATGCGTGGGTCCCTGAGGCACGGGCCATTGAGGTGTGGGTGCCCAAGGGTCCTGCCCTCATGGTGCGGCTGTGCCATCAGCTGGCCCTGGAGTGtgaggagctgccccagcccttcCACCAGCAG GTGCGGGTGCCAGGCGGCCACCGCGTCTCGCTGCCATATGAGTTCCTGGTGCCCTGCCTGTGCATTGAG GCCTCCTACCTTCACCACGACAGCCTGCGGAGCAAGCGCTGCCCCTTCCGTGATCAGCCGGATGCCT ATGGCCCTGAGCTGTGGTCCTCGGTGCGCTTCCACGACTACAGTGCCAGCAGCAAGGACCAGATGGCAATGGCGCTGACTGCCAGCTGCCCCCTGCACCCACAGGCCACGCTGTGCTGGAGGGAGGCAGCGGATGAAGCTGCACCGTGCCACAGCATCCCCAACTCCACAGCCAGCGAGGAGGAGCAG GTTTACACACTGGACAAGGTGGACGtgcacccccagctctgcttccgA TTCTCCTATGGGAACAGCAGCCATGTGGAGTGTCCCCACCAGCCAG AGACCACTTGGAACGTCTCAGTGAGTGTCTGGGGGCTGCAGCTGCGCCTGCACCTCAGCTCCCGCATCCCCGCGGCCTTCAgtgcagccctgtgccagcGCCGGGGTGGGCAGTGTGAGCCTGAGGCCCCTCTCTACACTGTCACACAG CCAGAGGGCTCTGCCCCAGgggagctggcactgctgctgccagtgcaggTCCTAGGCAGCTGTGTGCTG GTGTGGCGCTCGGATGTGCACTTTGCTCGGaagcagctgctctgtcctGATG TCTCCCGCAGGCACTttgggctgctggggctggtgctggcactggggctggTCGTGACCGTGCTGCTCCTCAACTGCTGCAGTGCCTGGAGGCCGGACAATG GTGTCCCAGGCGGgcgccctgtgctgctgctgtacTCGCCGGACTcggaggagcacctggggctGGTGTGCGCCCTGGCTGAGCGGCTGCGCGCGGGGCTGGGCTGCGACGTGCGCCTGGACCTGTGGGAAGCAGGTGGCTTGGGGCAGGCAGGCACCCTGCCCTGGCTCTATGCCCAGCGGGGCCGTGTGGGCCGCCAGCGTGGCACCGTCCTACTCCTCTGGAGCCGGGGCAGTGCCCGGCTCTTTCGTCGGTGGCAGGTCGGGGTGGCCAGTGGGATGCCTGGGGATGCCCACGACATCTTTGGGGCAGCCATGGCCTGCCTGCACGGGGAGCTGGGTGCGGCAGGCTGCGGCGGCGGGTGGGTCCTGGCCTACTTCAGCCGGCTCTGCAGCCCCCACGACGTGCCCCGGCCCCTCCGGCCACTGCCCACCTACCGCCTGCCCCGGCAGCTGCCTGGTCTGCTGGGTGCCCTGCGGggcagccccccggccccccgctgctgccgccggggcagggctggggggctcctGCATCGACTGATAGAGGCGGGGGCTGAGGAGGGCAGCCGGCCACCCCGGCcccctggggcagctgctggcacGTGA